A genomic region of Fusarium falciforme chromosome 4, complete sequence contains the following coding sequences:
- a CDS encoding F-box domain-containing protein, with protein sequence MDGLPPRLPVYESLKHVELAPRVDTDHFLDPENTLDALSLFYLPNIEHLSVCIDNPIEFSWPCSAPPNPLLLTSLELDRIRETRLEPLLSALKNLRKLQYNWFYQADMDPKVSNRVVKLDTMAAALAVLRDTLTELTITGETQPALSMGEYDPPDITFQGSLGQLSQLHKLKRMNIPWVFVMGMSEPSPGRIGSILPPSLEYLRLPAYVWCTDDNEWDDEMIVAAVKSELENGALSGMENLKNITLPGSCYMDEEPSECRRELESLGAQFSLELINPQPRVRNQ encoded by the coding sequence ATGGACGGCCTTCCGCCACGATTGCCCGTCTATGAGTCACTGAAGCACGTCGAGCTGGCACCTAGGGTCGATACAGACCACTTTCTCGACCCAGAAAACACGCTGGACGCCTTAAGTCTATTCTACTTGCCCAATATCGAACACCTATCAGTCTGTATCGATAACCCGATCGAGTTTTCTTGGCCATGTTCAGCCCCGCCGAATCCGCTGTTGCTGACTTCCCTCGAGTTGGATCGGATAAGGGAAACCCGCCTTGAGCCATTGTTGTCTGCTCTTAAAAACCTGCGGAAGTTACAGTATAACTGGTTCTACCAGGCTGATATGGACCCAAAAGTCAGCAACCGCGTCGTCAAGTTGGATACGATGGCGGCAGCATTGGCGGTGCTCAGGGACACGCTAACCGAGTTGACCATCACGGGAGAAACACAGCCGGCGTTATCGATGGGAGAATACGATCCACCTGACATCACCTTCCAGGGCTCGCTGGGCCAGCTTTCCCAGCTGCACAAGCTGAAACGAATGAACATTCCGTGGGTGTTTGTCATGGGCATGAGCGAGCCTTCTCCCGGTCGAATCGGTTCCATACTTCCGCCTAGTCTCGAATATCTCCGACTTCCGGCGTATGTGTGGTGCACCGATGACAACGAGTGGGATGATGAAATGATCGTTGCTGCTGTCAAGTCGGAGCTGGAGAACGGAGCATTGTCTGGGATGGAGAACTTGAAAAATATCACCCTCCCTGGCTCCTGCTACATGGATGAAGAGCCGAGCGAGTGCAGGAGAGAGCTGGAAAGCCTTGGTGCTCAGTTCAGCCTTGAATTGATAAATCCACAACCGAGAGTTAGGAATCAGTGA